A stretch of Desulfarculaceae bacterium DNA encodes these proteins:
- a CDS encoding TetR/AcrR family transcriptional regulator, with the protein MPPRKKAAPPAPEAGNKQEARSRRTTGRLLAEARRLFSAQGYAATSAEEIVAAAGVTRGALYHHYEGKKGLFRAVVEQVQGEVAQRVRRAVERAPLPLDKLIAGNSEFLTACLSPDVRRILLIDGPAVLGWEQWRAIDEANVLGHYQDFLRLLMDQGALRPQPVEALAHIISGAANEAALWAAQAENPEQALAQAQAAMGELIRSLGV; encoded by the coding sequence ATGCCCCCACGCAAAAAAGCCGCCCCGCCGGCCCCGGAGGCGGGCAACAAGCAGGAGGCGCGCAGCCGCCGCACCACCGGCCGCCTGCTGGCCGAGGCCCGGCGCCTGTTCAGCGCGCAAGGCTACGCCGCCACCTCGGCCGAGGAGATCGTGGCCGCCGCCGGGGTGACCCGGGGAGCGCTGTATCATCACTACGAAGGGAAAAAGGGGCTGTTCCGGGCGGTGGTGGAGCAGGTGCAGGGCGAGGTGGCCCAGCGGGTGCGGCGGGCGGTGGAGCGCGCCCCTCTTCCCCTGGACAAGCTCATCGCGGGCAACAGCGAGTTTCTGACCGCCTGCCTGTCCCCGGATGTGCGGCGCATATTGTTGATCGACGGCCCGGCGGTGCTGGGCTGGGAACAGTGGCGGGCCATCGACGAGGCCAACGTGTTGGGCCATTACCAGGACTTTTTACGCCTGCTCATGGACCAGGGGGCGCTGCGGCCCCAGCCGGTGGAGGCCCTGGCTCACATTATCTCGGGGGCGGCCAACGAGGCGGCGCTGTGGGCGGCCCAGGCCGAAAACCCCGAGCAGGCCCTGGCCCAGGCTCAGGCGGCCATGGGGGAGTTGATTCGGTCGTTGGGGGTTTGA
- a CDS encoding twin-arginine translocation signal domain-containing protein produces the protein MSEITRRRFLGGAGVLAGGLALSSLGVPLGALKAHAEELSKAGRIERAKTTISTCYYCSVSCGLLCSTDQKTGRIINIEGDPDHPISEGALCAKGAAMFQMTDANEHRLDKVLYRAPYGDKWQVKDWDWAVNKIARNIKTVRDKDFMHKNARGQVVNRLETIGHMGSSKVDNEECWLITTMARALGLVHIDHQARV, from the coding sequence TTGTCCGAGATAACTCGACGCCGTTTTCTCGGAGGCGCCGGCGTATTGGCCGGCGGCCTGGCCCTGTCATCCCTGGGGGTGCCCCTGGGCGCGCTGAAGGCCCACGCCGAAGAGCTGAGCAAGGCGGGGCGCATCGAGCGCGCCAAGACCACCATCTCCACCTGCTACTACTGTTCGGTGTCCTGCGGCCTGCTCTGCTCCACGGACCAGAAAACCGGCCGCATCATCAACATCGAGGGCGACCCGGACCACCCCATCAGCGAGGGAGCGCTCTGCGCCAAGGGCGCGGCCATGTTCCAGATGACCGACGCCAATGAGCACCGTTTGGACAAGGTGCTCTACCGCGCGCCCTACGGGGACAAGTGGCAGGTCAAGGACTGGGACTGGGCGGTGAACAAGATCGCGCGCAACATCAAGACGGTGCGCGACAAGGACTTCATGCACAAGAATGCCCGGGGCCAGGTGGTCAACCGCCTGGAAACCATCGGGCACATGGGCTCGTCCAAGGTGGACAACGAGGAATGCTGGTTGATAACTACCATGGCCCGCGCCCTGGGCCTGGTGCACATCGACCATCAAGCCCGGGTCTGA
- the fdnG gene encoding formate dehydrogenase-N subunit alpha, translating to MTNHWIDLANSDCILIMGSNAAENHPISFRWVLRAQKKNRAKIIHVDPRFTRTSARADFHAALRSGTDIAFLGGMINYILAHDKFFRDYVANYTNGAFLVDQGFGFEDGLFTGYDPKARKYDKATWAFQKDAKGVIRKDPTLQDPRCVLRLMQKHYARYNLDKVAGITGTPVEDLKTVYEAFAATGRSDKAGTIMYALGWTQHTVGTQNIRTMAIIQLLLGNIGVCGGGVNALRGEPNVQGSTDHCILYHILPGYLKAPTTAMPDLAAYLKTCTPVSQEPQSANWWGNYPKYMVSLLKSWYGEAASKDNDFCYGHVPKLDVGQNTSIMNTFDLMYEGKMKGYICLAQNPACSMPHAGKVRTALGKLDWLVHANIFDNETPSFWHAPGMDPAKIKTEVFLLPAAASIEKSGSLTNSGRWVQWKYVAAQPPGDAIAVGDMVYRIVAKLKELYAKEGGAAPEPIRDLYWDYGDGKGGFDPLRTAKAINGYFLEDVTIKGKAYKKGQTVPSFGLLSDEGKTSSGNWLYSGMFDQQGRNLSARRGKQDPTGLGLFSQWAWCWPVNRRVLYNRASVDPQGKPYNPARPVIAWKNGKWVGDVPDGPWPPMADAQGKLPYIMKPHGVSSIFGPGLAEGPFPEHYEPVESPLAVNPMSSQRINPAVKLFTGAADRYASAGGDFPIVCTTYTATEHWCTGAITRWMSWLTEAMPQAYVEMSPELAEARGIANGDKVKVWSERGAVEAVALVTVRLRPFTVEGREVHQVGMTFNYGWRYPADAGDSANLLTPTVGDANTMAPEYKAFLVQVAKL from the coding sequence ATGACCAACCATTGGATCGACCTGGCCAACAGCGACTGCATCCTGATCATGGGCAGCAACGCGGCCGAGAACCACCCCATCAGCTTCCGCTGGGTGCTCCGGGCCCAAAAGAAAAACCGGGCCAAGATCATCCACGTTGACCCGCGCTTCACCCGCACCTCGGCGCGGGCGGATTTTCACGCCGCCCTGCGCTCGGGCACGGACATCGCATTCCTGGGCGGCATGATCAACTACATCCTGGCGCACGACAAGTTTTTCCGCGACTACGTGGCCAACTACACCAACGGCGCGTTCTTGGTGGACCAGGGCTTCGGCTTCGAGGACGGCCTGTTCACCGGCTACGACCCCAAGGCCCGCAAGTACGACAAGGCCACCTGGGCCTTCCAGAAGGACGCCAAGGGCGTGATCCGCAAGGACCCCACCCTCCAGGACCCGCGTTGCGTGCTGCGCCTTATGCAAAAGCACTACGCCCGCTACAACCTGGACAAGGTCGCGGGCATCACCGGCACTCCGGTGGAGGACCTGAAGACGGTGTACGAGGCCTTTGCGGCCACGGGCCGGTCGGACAAGGCGGGCACCATCATGTACGCCCTGGGCTGGACCCAGCACACGGTGGGCACCCAGAACATCCGCACCATGGCCATCATCCAGCTTCTCTTGGGCAACATCGGGGTGTGCGGCGGCGGGGTCAACGCCTTGCGGGGCGAGCCCAACGTGCAGGGCTCCACGGACCACTGCATCCTGTACCACATCCTGCCTGGCTATCTGAAAGCGCCCACCACGGCCATGCCCGACCTGGCGGCCTACTTGAAAACCTGCACCCCGGTGAGCCAGGAACCCCAGTCGGCCAACTGGTGGGGCAATTATCCCAAGTACATGGTGAGCCTGCTCAAGAGCTGGTATGGCGAGGCGGCCAGTAAGGACAACGACTTCTGTTACGGCCATGTGCCCAAGCTGGACGTGGGGCAGAACACCTCCATCATGAACACCTTTGACCTCATGTATGAAGGCAAGATGAAGGGCTACATCTGTCTGGCCCAAAACCCGGCTTGCAGCATGCCCCACGCGGGCAAGGTGCGCACCGCGTTGGGCAAGCTGGACTGGTTGGTGCACGCCAACATCTTTGACAACGAGACGCCTTCCTTCTGGCACGCGCCGGGCATGGACCCGGCCAAGATAAAGACCGAGGTGTTCCTTTTGCCCGCCGCGGCTTCCATAGAAAAGTCGGGCTCCTTGACCAACAGCGGCCGCTGGGTGCAGTGGAAGTACGTGGCCGCCCAGCCGCCTGGCGACGCCATCGCGGTGGGGGACATGGTTTACCGCATCGTGGCCAAACTCAAGGAGCTTTACGCCAAGGAAGGCGGCGCCGCGCCCGAGCCCATCCGCGATTTGTATTGGGACTACGGCGACGGCAAGGGCGGCTTCGATCCCCTGCGCACGGCCAAGGCCATCAACGGCTACTTCCTGGAAGACGTGACCATCAAGGGCAAGGCCTATAAAAAGGGCCAGACCGTGCCCTCCTTCGGCCTGCTGAGCGACGAGGGCAAGACCTCCTCGGGCAACTGGCTCTATAGCGGCATGTTCGACCAGCAGGGCCGCAACCTCTCGGCCCGGCGGGGCAAGCAGGACCCCACCGGCCTGGGGCTGTTCTCGCAATGGGCCTGGTGCTGGCCGGTGAACCGCCGAGTGCTCTACAACCGGGCCTCGGTGGACCCCCAGGGCAAGCCCTACAACCCGGCCCGGCCGGTGATCGCCTGGAAGAACGGCAAGTGGGTGGGCGACGTGCCCGACGGGCCCTGGCCGCCTATGGCCGATGCCCAGGGCAAGCTGCCCTACATCATGAAGCCCCACGGGGTGTCTTCCATCTTCGGGCCCGGCCTGGCCGAGGGGCCCTTCCCCGAGCACTACGAGCCGGTGGAAAGCCCCCTGGCCGTGAACCCCATGTCCAGCCAGCGCATCAACCCGGCGGTGAAGCTCTTCACGGGCGCGGCCGACCGCTACGCCTCGGCGGGCGGCGACTTCCCCATCGTGTGCACCACCTACACCGCCACGGAGCACTGGTGCACCGGGGCCATAACCCGCTGGATGTCCTGGCTCACCGAGGCCATGCCCCAGGCCTACGTGGAGATGAGCCCCGAACTGGCCGAGGCCCGGGGCATCGCCAACGGCGACAAGGTCAAGGTGTGGAGCGAGCGGGGCGCGGTGGAGGCGGTGGCCTTGGTCACGGTGCGCCTACGGCCCTTCACGGTTGAGGGACGCGAGGTGCACCAGGTGGGCATGACCTTCAACTATGGCTGGCGCTACCCGGCCGACGCGGGCGATAGCGCCAACTTGCTCACCCCCACGGTGGGCGACGCCAACACCATGGCGCCGGAGTACAAGGCGTTCCTGGTCCAGGTGGCCAAGCTCTAG
- a CDS encoding formate dehydrogenase accessory protein FdhE, translating to MPDKPDDAAPARELQNYLDGLARETPGLAPVVAAFGPLLIAQAMVKAALPPLNAPEAKPKDDEPLATPWELLALGPELGAYLRQAAEAILPAIQEGFPALGGEAEAIGEALKHGALDGAACCQVLFEGDAEGLERLAQEAGLDPAALGFALLALAKPRLEQAAEALAPALEGREWPHGYCPICGEPPELAFLQGESGQRWLRCSLCGHHWRFARLACPACGCEDSDQLDYFYAEGAEQERVDACRACGKYLVTLDLRERDQPPAWAGAGLGLIHLDLLAQEQGLIPNAWCAWNRLS from the coding sequence ATGCCCGACAAGCCCGATGACGCCGCGCCCGCGCGCGAGCTGCAAAATTATCTGGACGGCCTGGCCCGAGAGACGCCGGGCCTGGCCCCGGTGGTCGCGGCCTTTGGGCCGCTCTTGATCGCCCAGGCCATGGTCAAGGCCGCGCTGCCGCCGCTGAACGCGCCAGAGGCGAAGCCAAAGGACGACGAGCCCCTGGCCACGCCCTGGGAGCTCTTGGCCCTGGGGCCGGAGCTGGGGGCCTATCTGCGCCAGGCGGCCGAGGCCATCCTGCCCGCCATACAAGAGGGCTTCCCTGCCTTGGGGGGCGAGGCCGAAGCCATCGGCGAGGCGCTTAAGCACGGCGCCCTGGACGGAGCGGCCTGCTGCCAGGTCCTGTTCGAGGGGGACGCAGAAGGCCTGGAGCGCTTGGCCCAGGAGGCGGGGCTGGACCCGGCAGCCTTGGGCTTTGCCCTGCTGGCCCTGGCCAAGCCTCGGCTGGAGCAGGCAGCCGAAGCCCTGGCCCCGGCCCTGGAGGGGCGCGAATGGCCGCATGGCTACTGCCCCATCTGCGGGGAGCCGCCGGAGCTGGCCTTTTTGCAAGGCGAGAGCGGGCAGCGCTGGCTGCGCTGCTCCTTGTGCGGCCATCACTGGCGCTTCGCGCGCCTGGCCTGCCCGGCCTGCGGCTGCGAGGACTCGGACCAGCTCGATTACTTCTATGCCGAAGGAGCCGAGCAGGAGCGGGTGGACGCCTGCCGAGCCTGCGGCAAGTACCTGGTCACCCTGGACCTGCGCGAGCGGGACCAGCCGCCCGCCTGGGCCGGGGCGGGCCTGGGCCTGATACACCTGGACCTGCTGGCCCAGGAGCAGGGACTGATCCCCAACGCGTGGTGCGCCTGGAACCGCCTGAGCTGA
- a CDS encoding ANTAR domain-containing protein, translating to MTQSEFTRQLRVLLAAPPDEAAAMRACLEAMGHQVVASTPEGHLACRLAQELAPDAVLLAAGLPVEGLRGLAPWPVVLVAEDADQALERLAQLPEAAGLVIPPLEPANLGPALALALSSSARLARLRRQVADLRRALAERKAVERAKGLVMQRLGLDESDARAVLEEQARRQGLSLGEVAQGVISSADLLSG from the coding sequence ATGACCCAAAGCGAATTTACCCGTCAACTCAGGGTTCTCCTGGCTGCACCTCCGGACGAGGCCGCGGCCATGCGTGCCTGTCTGGAAGCCATGGGCCACCAGGTGGTGGCCAGCACGCCTGAAGGTCATTTGGCCTGCCGCCTGGCCCAGGAGCTGGCCCCGGACGCGGTGCTCCTGGCCGCCGGGCTGCCGGTGGAGGGTCTGCGCGGCCTGGCCCCCTGGCCGGTGGTGCTGGTGGCCGAGGACGCGGACCAGGCCCTGGAGCGCCTGGCCCAGCTGCCCGAGGCCGCCGGTTTGGTTATCCCGCCCCTGGAGCCCGCCAACCTGGGCCCGGCCTTGGCCTTGGCGCTGAGCAGCTCGGCCCGCCTGGCCCGTTTGCGCCGCCAGGTGGCCGATCTCAGGCGCGCCCTGGCCGAGCGCAAGGCCGTGGAGCGGGCCAAGGGCCTGGTCATGCAGCGCCTGGGCCTGGACGAAAGCGACGCCCGCGCGGTGCTGGAAGAGCAGGCCCGCCGCCAAGGACTCTCCCTGGGCGAGGTGGCGCAGGGGGTCATCAGCTCGGCGGACCTGCTGAGCGGGTGA
- a CDS encoding NifU family protein, which translates to MKEQVEQALDKIRPALMRDGGNVELVDVTDDGVVKVKLTGACGGCPMSQMTLKMGIEKVVKQAVPEIKSVEAVN; encoded by the coding sequence TTGAAGGAACAGGTGGAACAAGCCCTGGATAAGATCCGGCCCGCCCTGATGCGCGACGGGGGCAACGTGGAACTGGTGGATGTCACCGACGACGGTGTGGTAAAGGTGAAGCTCACCGGCGCCTGCGGCGGCTGTCCCATGAGCCAGATGACCCTCAAGATGGGCATCGAAAAGGTGGTCAAGCAGGCGGTGCCCGAGATTAAGAGCGTGGAGGCGGTCAACTAG
- a CDS encoding phosphoribosylaminoimidazolesuccinocarboxamide synthase — protein MSPAPVHQTNIDAAPLLARGKVRDIYDLDEHLLIVATDRLSAFDVILPDPIPDKGKVLTQISLFWFEMMADITPNHLVAWEVSDFPAKLKPYAEVLEGRSMLVKKAKPLAIEAIVRGYLSGTGWKDYQATGEVCGYKLPAGLTESDKLPEPLFTPSTKAELGEHDLNIDLKEAEKIVGAELAQAVAQRALAIYGRARDYAATKGIIIADTKFEFGTMGDELILIDEVLTPDSSRFWPADKYAPGRGQESFDKQFVRDYLESIGFDKKPPAPALPAEVIAGTRERYLEALTQLTGKGLA, from the coding sequence ATGAGCCCCGCCCCCGTACACCAAACCAATATTGATGCGGCCCCCCTGCTGGCCAGGGGCAAGGTCCGCGACATCTACGACTTGGACGAGCACCTGCTGATCGTGGCGACCGACCGCCTCAGCGCCTTTGACGTGATCTTGCCCGACCCCATCCCCGACAAAGGCAAGGTGCTCACTCAGATATCGCTTTTCTGGTTCGAGATGATGGCCGACATCACCCCCAACCACCTGGTGGCTTGGGAGGTGAGCGACTTCCCGGCCAAGCTCAAGCCCTACGCCGAGGTGCTGGAGGGCCGCTCCATGCTGGTGAAAAAGGCCAAGCCTCTGGCCATCGAGGCCATCGTGCGCGGCTATCTCTCGGGCACCGGCTGGAAGGACTACCAGGCCACCGGCGAGGTGTGCGGCTACAAGCTGCCCGCCGGGCTCACCGAGAGCGACAAGCTGCCCGAGCCCCTGTTCACCCCCAGCACCAAGGCCGAGCTGGGCGAGCACGATTTGAACATCGACCTTAAGGAGGCCGAAAAGATCGTGGGCGCGGAGCTGGCCCAGGCGGTGGCTCAGCGGGCCCTGGCCATCTACGGCCGGGCGCGGGACTACGCCGCCACCAAGGGCATCATCATCGCGGACACCAAGTTCGAGTTCGGCACCATGGGCGACGAACTGATCCTCATCGACGAGGTGCTCACCCCGGACTCCAGCCGTTTCTGGCCGGCGGACAAGTACGCGCCCGGCCGGGGCCAGGAGAGCTTTGACAAGCAGTTCGTGCGCGATTATCTGGAGAGCATTGGCTTTGACAAGAAGCCGCCGGCTCCCGCGTTGCCCGCCGAGGTCATCGCGGGCACCCGGGAACGTTACCTGGAGGCCTTGACCCAGCTTACCGGCAAGGGCCTGGCCTAG
- the mdh gene encoding malate dehydrogenase → MLQKITVIGAGNVGATCAQRAAEKELADVVLVDVVEGMPQGKGLDLCEAAPVEKHDALITGTNDYDATADSDIIIVTAGIARKPGMSRDDLIKTNAGIVNTVCSEAAKRSPNAVMIIVSNPLDAMCHVALKASGFPSERVIGMAGVLDSARFRFFIAEALNVSVENTHAFVLGGHGDTMVPLPRFSTVAGIPITELLPEDKIAAMCQRTAQGGAEIVSLLKTGSAYYAPASSAVEMAEAILKDKKKVLPCAVYLTGQYGYNDLYIGVPVKLGVGGAEEVIEIKLTADEKAALDKSANAVQGLVDLLKEMGY, encoded by the coding sequence ATGCTTCAGAAGATAACCGTCATCGGAGCTGGGAACGTGGGAGCCACCTGCGCCCAGCGCGCCGCCGAAAAAGAGTTGGCCGATGTGGTCCTGGTGGACGTGGTCGAGGGTATGCCCCAGGGCAAGGGCCTGGACCTGTGCGAAGCCGCTCCCGTGGAAAAGCACGACGCCCTTATCACCGGCACCAACGACTACGACGCCACCGCGGACTCGGACATCATTATCGTGACCGCGGGCATCGCCCGCAAGCCCGGCATGAGCCGCGACGACCTGATCAAGACCAACGCCGGCATCGTGAATACCGTGTGCTCCGAGGCGGCCAAGCGCTCGCCCAACGCGGTTATGATCATCGTTTCCAACCCCTTGGATGCCATGTGCCACGTGGCCCTCAAGGCCTCCGGCTTCCCGTCCGAGCGCGTCATCGGCATGGCCGGCGTGTTGGACTCGGCCCGTTTCCGCTTCTTCATCGCCGAGGCCCTGAACGTGTCGGTGGAGAACACCCACGCCTTCGTGCTGGGCGGCCACGGCGACACCATGGTGCCCCTGCCCCGCTTCTCCACCGTGGCCGGCATCCCCATCACCGAGCTGCTGCCCGAGGATAAGATCGCGGCCATGTGCCAGCGCACCGCCCAGGGCGGCGCGGAGATCGTGAGCCTTTTGAAAACCGGCAGCGCCTACTATGCCCCGGCCTCCTCGGCCGTGGAGATGGCCGAGGCCATCCTCAAGGACAAGAAGAAGGTGCTGCCCTGCGCGGTGTACCTGACCGGCCAGTACGGCTACAACGACCTGTACATCGGCGTGCCGGTGAAGCTGGGCGTGGGCGGGGCCGAAGAGGTCATCGAGATCAAGCTGACCGCCGACGAGAAGGCCGCCCTGGACAAGAGCGCCAATGCGGTGCAAGGCCTGGTGGACCTGCTCAAGGAGATGGGCTACTAA
- a CDS encoding acyltransferase family protein, which produces MTDASFNKASTASPGVRLYYLDWLRIVAILLVFLHHCAKFYDYHTFTIYDEPRDLALSAFREFNFLWMMPLFFVISGASVFYSLRSRSVGGFLKERVLRILVPLLLVGTLVIGPLQVYFERLFQGKTTENFLAWYPNFFHGLYMAGGNFAPPGVGTHLWYLLYLFAFSLIALPLFINFGPSKTSLLTRAGRVFRRPWAMLLLFVPISAASAFMEAIGLGFLRLAGGWDPLTFLVFFLCGYLLYCQEATREAIRGYAWVLLGIALVLSWLHLDSHFGINLKLAGITRHRADGNLLPFDHQAWILVQAFRGLLAWCWVLALLGVGERLLNRDNRVLDYANPAVLPFYIIHFSVIYAVGYYLIQWKLGPLLEAGLIAVLSFAGIMAIYDLLIRRYNVLRWLMGMKPIK; this is translated from the coding sequence ATGACTGACGCTTCATTCAATAAGGCGTCTACGGCATCGCCTGGCGTCCGGCTCTATTACCTGGACTGGCTGCGCATCGTCGCCATCCTGTTGGTGTTCCTGCACCACTGCGCCAAGTTCTACGACTATCACACCTTCACCATCTACGATGAACCGCGCGACCTGGCCTTGTCCGCCTTCCGCGAGTTCAACTTCCTGTGGATGATGCCCCTGTTCTTCGTAATCTCCGGGGCGTCGGTGTTCTATTCCTTGCGCTCGCGCTCAGTGGGCGGCTTCCTCAAGGAGCGGGTGCTGCGCATCCTGGTGCCCCTGCTCCTGGTGGGCACCCTGGTCATCGGCCCCTTGCAGGTCTACTTCGAGAGGCTGTTCCAGGGCAAGACCACGGAAAACTTCCTGGCCTGGTACCCCAACTTTTTCCATGGCCTGTACATGGCCGGGGGCAACTTCGCGCCGCCGGGGGTGGGCACTCATCTCTGGTACCTGCTCTACCTGTTTGCCTTTTCCCTGATCGCCTTGCCCTTGTTTATCAACTTCGGCCCGAGCAAAACCAGCCTGCTCACCCGCGCCGGCCGGGTGTTCCGGCGCCCCTGGGCCATGCTCCTGCTGTTCGTGCCCATCTCGGCCGCTTCGGCCTTCATGGAGGCGATCGGCCTGGGCTTTCTGCGCCTGGCCGGGGGCTGGGACCCGCTGACCTTCCTGGTGTTCTTTCTCTGCGGCTACTTGCTCTATTGCCAAGAGGCCACCCGGGAGGCCATCCGGGGTTATGCCTGGGTCTTGTTGGGCATCGCCCTGGTGCTCAGCTGGCTGCACCTGGACTCCCACTTCGGGATCAACCTGAAGCTCGCCGGGATCACCCGGCACCGCGCGGACGGGAACCTGCTGCCCTTTGACCACCAGGCGTGGATACTGGTTCAGGCCTTCCGGGGCCTGCTGGCCTGGTGCTGGGTGCTGGCCTTGCTGGGGGTGGGGGAGCGCCTGCTCAACCGGGACAACCGGGTGTTGGACTACGCCAACCCGGCGGTGCTGCCCTTTTACATAATCCACTTCTCGGTGATCTACGCGGTGGGCTATTACCTGATTCAGTGGAAGCTGGGCCCCCTGCTGGAGGCCGGGCTCATCGCGGTGCTCTCCTTCGCGGGCATCATGGCCATCTACGACCTGCTCATTCGGCGCTACAATGTGCTGCGTTGGCTTATGGGCATGAAGCCAATTAAATAA
- a CDS encoding HDIG domain-containing protein, which yields MDFAAGMELAKSRLTDQRILAHSLASAAVLRAMARRLGHDEETWALAGLLHDLDYPETVDDMGRHGLVTAELLAGYDLPAKVVSSIKAHNAENLGLTRTTPLDLALTAGETITGLVTATTMVYPDKKLASVKPKSVTKRMKEKAFAASVNRDHIRLCEELGIPLPEFAVLAVEAMREISDDLGL from the coding sequence ATGGACTTCGCCGCTGGAATGGAGCTGGCCAAGAGCCGCCTCACTGACCAGCGGATCCTGGCGCACAGCCTGGCCTCGGCCGCTGTGCTCCGCGCCATGGCCCGACGCCTGGGCCACGACGAGGAGACCTGGGCCCTGGCCGGGCTGCTGCACGACCTTGATTATCCCGAAACCGTGGACGACATGGGCCGCCATGGGCTGGTCACCGCCGAGCTGTTGGCAGGCTATGACCTGCCTGCGAAGGTGGTCAGCTCCATCAAGGCGCACAATGCCGAGAACCTGGGGCTGACGCGCACCACGCCCCTGGACTTGGCCCTCACCGCCGGCGAGACCATCACCGGCCTGGTGACCGCCACCACCATGGTCTACCCGGACAAGAAGCTGGCCAGCGTGAAGCCCAAGAGCGTGACCAAGCGCATGAAGGAAAAGGCCTTCGCCGCCAGCGTCAACCGCGACCACATCCGGCTCTGCGAAGAGCTGGGCATACCCCTGCCCGAGTTCGCCGTCCTGGCCGTGGAGGCCATGCGCGAGATCAGCGACGACCTGGGCCTCTAG
- a CDS encoding transcription termination factor Rho → MTAKELREYGLELGNIMGVHSMNKEELLKAIKEALGIDDESGSKLFAKEIAKVKAQIKVFKGERDKAREAGDKKQVEMYRRRIGRLKKQTRKLAAAG, encoded by the coding sequence ATGACCGCCAAAGAGCTCCGTGAATACGGCCTGGAGCTGGGCAACATCATGGGCGTGCACAGCATGAACAAAGAGGAGCTTCTTAAGGCCATCAAAGAGGCCCTGGGCATCGACGATGAGTCGGGCAGCAAGCTCTTCGCCAAGGAAATCGCCAAGGTCAAGGCTCAGATCAAGGTGTTCAAGGGCGAGCGCGACAAGGCCCGCGAGGCCGGCGACAAGAAGCAGGTGGAAATGTACCGCCGCCGCATCGGCCGCCTGAAGAAGCAGACCCGCAAGCTGGCCGCGGCCGGCTAA
- a CDS encoding slipin family protein — MGFVSGLIALLGGLLPVVILLILFLAVSLRVLKEYERGVIFRLGRVVAAKGPGLIILIPIIDRMTKISLRTVAMDVPSQDVITRDNVSVKVNAVVYFRVMDPTNAVVQVEDYLFATSQLAQTTLRSVCGQIEMDELLSEREKINSELQQILDQHTDAWGIKVSTVEVKHIDLPQEMQRAMAKQAEAERERRAKVINAEGEFQAAEKLAMAAEIIAAHPQALQLRYLQTLREVASENNSTTLFPLPIDLFKPFLKMVENNDSNG; from the coding sequence ATGGGATTCGTATCCGGCTTGATTGCCTTGCTGGGCGGCCTGCTGCCCGTGGTGATCCTGTTAATCCTGTTCCTGGCGGTCTCCCTGAGGGTGCTCAAGGAGTACGAGCGCGGGGTCATCTTCCGCCTGGGCCGGGTCGTCGCGGCCAAGGGGCCGGGGCTGATCATTCTCATACCCATCATCGACCGCATGACCAAAATCAGCCTGCGCACCGTGGCCATGGACGTGCCCTCCCAGGACGTGATCACCCGGGACAACGTGTCGGTAAAGGTGAACGCGGTGGTCTACTTCCGGGTCATGGACCCCACCAACGCGGTGGTGCAGGTGGAGGACTATCTTTTCGCCACCAGCCAGCTGGCCCAGACCACCCTCCGGAGCGTGTGCGGCCAGATTGAGATGGATGAGCTCTTGAGCGAGCGCGAGAAGATCAACAGCGAGTTGCAGCAGATCCTGGACCAGCACACCGACGCCTGGGGCATCAAGGTGTCCACCGTGGAGGTAAAGCACATCGACCTGCCCCAGGAGATGCAGCGGGCCATGGCCAAGCAGGCCGAGGCCGAGCGCGAGCGGCGGGCCAAGGTGATCAACGCGGAGGGCGAGTTCCAGGCGGCCGAAAAGCTGGCCATGGCCGCGGAGATAATCGCGGCCCATCCCCAGGCCCTGCAACTGCGATATTTGCAGACTCTCCGGGAGGTGGCCAGCGAAAACAACTCCACCACTTTGTTCCCCCTGCCCATCGATCTGTTCAAACCGTTTCTGAAAATGGTTGAAAATAACGACTCCAACGGGTAG